The proteins below come from a single Cupriavidus pauculus genomic window:
- a CDS encoding cobyrinate a,c-diamide synthase, whose product MSATPAPSLPADAHRAAAAPAARAVPAMMITASASGQGKTTVTAALARLHARQGRAVRVFKSGPDFLDPTWLAAASGAPVHSLDLWMTGADDARQRLAQAARTADVILVEGVMGLHDGDPSSADIARRFGLPVLTVIQASAMAQTFGAIAYGLAHYGEPFADMRVLANGVGSARHADMLRTSLREPGQWAGALARDPSVALPERHLGLYSANELPDLMARLDRLADLLAPLPVSQLPPAVRFDTALDAASAPPVSRRLEGKTIAVACDDAFRFIYPANVDTLEALGARVALFSPLRDADLPACDAVWLPGGYPELHAATLAANAGMKEALRRARASGMPMLAECGGMMALFDTLIDKEGNAHEMARVLPGTVRMQTRLAALGHQAVSLPWLGAEHDTVRGHTFHYSQTETTLAPATRAVSPRDGKPGEAVYRAGALTASYVHLYFPSNPEAIARLFGG is encoded by the coding sequence ATGTCCGCAACGCCTGCCCCCTCCCTCCCTGCTGACGCGCATCGCGCCGCCGCCGCGCCCGCCGCGCGTGCCGTGCCCGCGATGATGATCACGGCCTCGGCCTCGGGCCAGGGCAAGACCACGGTCACCGCGGCCCTTGCGCGCCTGCATGCGCGGCAGGGCCGCGCGGTGCGGGTCTTCAAGTCCGGACCGGACTTTCTCGATCCGACATGGCTGGCCGCGGCCAGCGGCGCGCCCGTGCATTCGCTCGATCTCTGGATGACCGGCGCGGACGATGCGCGGCAGCGGCTCGCGCAGGCCGCGCGGACCGCCGACGTCATCCTCGTGGAAGGTGTCATGGGCCTGCATGACGGCGACCCCAGCAGCGCCGATATCGCGCGCCGCTTCGGCCTGCCCGTGCTGACCGTGATCCAGGCGAGCGCGATGGCGCAGACGTTCGGCGCGATTGCCTATGGGCTGGCGCACTATGGTGAGCCGTTCGCGGACATGCGCGTGCTCGCCAACGGCGTCGGGTCCGCGCGCCATGCGGACATGCTGCGCACTAGCCTGCGCGAACCGGGGCAATGGGCCGGCGCGCTCGCGCGCGATCCATCGGTGGCACTTCCGGAGCGGCATCTCGGCCTGTACAGCGCGAACGAACTGCCGGACCTGATGGCGCGTCTCGATCGGCTGGCCGATCTGCTCGCGCCGTTGCCGGTCTCGCAATTGCCACCTGCCGTGCGCTTCGATACCGCGCTCGATGCCGCGTCCGCGCCACCGGTATCGCGCAGGCTCGAAGGCAAGACCATCGCGGTCGCCTGCGACGACGCGTTCCGCTTTATCTACCCCGCCAACGTGGACACGCTCGAAGCGCTCGGCGCGCGCGTGGCGCTGTTCTCGCCGTTACGCGATGCCGACCTGCCGGCATGCGACGCGGTATGGCTGCCCGGTGGCTATCCCGAACTGCACGCGGCCACGCTCGCCGCGAACGCGGGCATGAAGGAAGCACTGCGGCGCGCGCGTGCGAGCGGCATGCCGATGCTGGCCGAATGCGGCGGGATGATGGCGCTCTTCGATACGCTGATCGACAAGGAAGGCAACGCGCACGAGATGGCGCGCGTCCTGCCGGGCACCGTGCGCATGCAGACACGGCTCGCGGCGCTCGGACATCAGGCCGTGTCGCTGCCGTGGCTCGGCGCGGAACACGATACGGTGCGCGGCCACACGTTCCACTACTCGCAGACCGAGACGACGCTCGCACCGGCCACGCGGGCGGTTTCCCCGCGCGACGGCAAACCCGGCGAGGCGGTCTACCGCGCGGGCGCACTCACGGCGTCATACGTGCATTTGTATTTTCCGTCGAACCCGGAAGCCATCGCGCGCCTGTTTGGCGGCTGA
- a CDS encoding enoyl-CoA hydratase/isomerase family protein: MSILIEAMHGASLVLTLNRPEALNALSFELVQALRDAIGRAATLHEARTVILAGGPRAFSAGTDLKQRRTLSREQKAEQSQLLLTLSEEIWTLPKPVIAAVGGWCLGGGAELALACDLRMAADDVTFGFPEMTLGAYPGSGGPVTLSRIVGVSRAKDILFTARRLGAADALRLGMVDRVVPADRLLEEALNWAKEMEATAPLALAALKRSLNEGANLSLRDAAILDQQLRRPLDTTEDNEEGMRAHFEKRRPVFRGR, translated from the coding sequence ATGAGCATTCTGATCGAAGCGATGCACGGCGCGTCGCTCGTACTGACACTGAACCGGCCGGAAGCGCTGAACGCGCTGTCGTTCGAACTGGTGCAGGCGCTGCGCGATGCCATCGGCCGCGCGGCCACCCTGCATGAAGCGCGCACCGTGATTCTTGCGGGCGGCCCGCGCGCGTTCTCGGCGGGCACCGACCTCAAGCAGCGCCGGACGCTGTCTCGCGAACAGAAGGCGGAGCAGAGCCAGCTACTGCTGACGTTGAGCGAGGAGATCTGGACGTTGCCCAAGCCCGTGATCGCGGCCGTCGGCGGATGGTGCCTCGGCGGCGGCGCCGAACTGGCGCTGGCCTGCGATCTGCGCATGGCGGCGGACGACGTGACGTTCGGCTTTCCCGAGATGACGTTGGGCGCGTATCCCGGCAGCGGCGGTCCCGTGACGCTCAGCCGCATCGTCGGGGTGTCCCGCGCGAAGGACATTCTTTTCACGGCCCGCCGGCTCGGTGCCGCCGATGCGCTGCGGCTGGGGATGGTCGATCGCGTCGTGCCCGCCGACAGGTTGCTCGAGGAAGCGCTGAACTGGGCGAAAGAGATGGAAGCCACGGCGCCGCTGGCGCTCGCGGCACTCAAGCGTTCCCTGAATGAGGGCGCGAATCTGTCCCTGCGCGACGCGGCCATACTGGACCAGCAGTTGCGCCGCCCCCTCGACACCACCGAAGACAACGAAGAAGGCATGCGCGCCCACTTCGAGAAGCGGCGTCCCGTGTTTCGAGGCCGATGA
- a CDS encoding FAD-binding protein — protein MQWTVETVSTDVLVLGAGMAGFRAALAARATGAHVTLAYRAKGASPYVIGFNAPIGSMDPADSPDVFYDDMLRGGYFLNDRRLVRLLAEKSVDAFHELASWGVPFAHSVDTQTGASRVLQRHLSGNRYPRSVFVPESTGGAILQVMANRARTLGIGQIAGQKAVELLRDGTDVVGALLWKPHSNQMTAVHARAVVIAMGGIGRLYADSTYPVDVGADGLGMALDAGARLIDMEFVQFEPVVTVWPQECRGMEMPTSMLGDGAHLLNNRGERFMLGYNPPSGERGIEKARLALFIQREIDEGRGFPEGGVAFDATVLTDAQRESYVSHCRRLRAAGVEPATTPPIVAPAAHSMMGGVAVDGDCWSGVPGLYVGGEAAGGVHGASRIAGNGCSDTLVFGAIAGGGAARGMLPNLDRDWQAIEADAMARLAHADGGVPAEDVQHAKDGMRKVLSASAGIWRNGRDLAAGLTAFEAMHKEILQMRAGSREAAVELREARRMAGVGTAVLQAALGRTESRGAHQRTDYPAMNDAQWLHHIAFARRGDDELVQSKEPIH, from the coding sequence ATGCAGTGGACAGTGGAGACGGTATCGACGGACGTACTGGTGCTGGGCGCCGGCATGGCGGGCTTTCGCGCGGCCCTCGCCGCCCGGGCCACGGGCGCGCACGTCACGCTGGCCTATCGCGCGAAGGGCGCTTCTCCGTACGTCATCGGCTTCAACGCGCCGATCGGCAGCATGGACCCGGCCGACAGCCCCGACGTGTTCTACGACGACATGCTCAGGGGCGGTTACTTCCTCAATGACCGGCGGCTGGTACGCCTGCTGGCGGAAAAGTCGGTCGATGCCTTTCATGAACTGGCCAGCTGGGGCGTGCCCTTTGCCCATTCGGTCGATACGCAAACCGGCGCGAGCCGTGTCCTGCAGCGTCACCTGAGCGGGAATCGCTATCCCCGATCGGTGTTCGTTCCGGAGAGCACGGGCGGCGCCATCCTGCAGGTGATGGCCAATCGCGCGCGGACGCTCGGCATCGGGCAGATCGCGGGGCAGAAGGCCGTCGAACTGCTGCGCGACGGCACCGATGTCGTCGGGGCGCTCCTGTGGAAGCCGCACTCGAACCAGATGACCGCCGTGCACGCGCGCGCCGTCGTCATTGCCATGGGCGGCATCGGCCGTCTCTATGCGGACAGTACCTATCCCGTCGACGTGGGCGCGGACGGGCTGGGCATGGCGCTCGATGCCGGCGCGCGGCTCATCGACATGGAGTTCGTTCAGTTCGAGCCCGTCGTGACGGTCTGGCCGCAGGAATGCCGCGGCATGGAAATGCCGACCTCGATGCTCGGCGACGGGGCTCATCTGCTGAACAACCGCGGCGAGCGCTTCATGCTCGGCTACAACCCGCCTTCCGGCGAACGCGGTATCGAGAAGGCTCGGCTGGCGCTGTTCATCCAGCGCGAGATCGACGAAGGGCGCGGCTTCCCCGAAGGCGGCGTCGCGTTCGATGCCACGGTCCTCACCGACGCGCAGCGCGAAAGCTATGTCTCGCATTGCCGCAGGCTGCGCGCGGCAGGCGTCGAACCGGCGACCACCCCGCCCATCGTCGCGCCCGCCGCGCACAGCATGATGGGTGGCGTCGCCGTCGATGGCGATTGCTGGTCCGGTGTGCCGGGCCTCTATGTCGGCGGAGAGGCCGCGGGCGGTGTGCACGGCGCGAGCCGCATCGCCGGCAATGGCTGCAGCGACACGCTCGTCTTCGGCGCCATCGCCGGAGGCGGCGCGGCACGGGGCATGCTGCCCAACCTCGATCGCGACTGGCAAGCCATCGAAGCCGATGCCATGGCCCGCCTCGCGCATGCGGATGGCGGCGTGCCCGCCGAGGACGTGCAGCACGCCAAGGACGGCATGCGCAAGGTGCTTTCGGCCTCGGCAGGGATCTGGCGCAACGGGCGCGACCTTGCGGCGGGGCTGACCGCCTTCGAAGCGATGCACAAGGAGATCCTGCAGATGCGCGCGGGCAGCCGCGAAGCCGCGGTGGAACTTCGGGAGGCGCGTCGCATGGCGGGCGTCGGCACGGCGGTCCTGCAGGCAGCGCTGGGACGCACAGAAAGCCGCGGCGCGCACCAGCGTACAGACTACCCGGCCATGAATGATGCCCAATGGCTGCATCACATCGCCTTTGCCCGGCGCGGCGATGACGAACTCGTCCAAAGCAAGGAGCCCATCCACTAG
- a CDS encoding MaoC family dehydratase, translated as MDLEYFQSASGKIEDVVIGTTIVFTKTVSESDVYLYAGITGDFSPNHVDEEYMRQGSYGTRIAHGTLLMGFMSTASARLRIGRTVSLGYDKVRFLDGVKFGDTVTTRYTVDSVDLSTRRMTARVECLNQHKKVVAVATHIKAFVD; from the coding sequence ATGGACCTCGAATACTTTCAATCGGCATCCGGCAAGATCGAAGACGTCGTCATCGGCACGACGATCGTCTTCACCAAGACCGTGTCGGAGTCCGATGTCTATCTCTACGCCGGCATCACCGGCGACTTCTCTCCGAACCACGTGGACGAGGAATACATGCGCCAGGGTTCGTATGGCACGCGCATCGCGCATGGCACGCTGCTGATGGGCTTCATGTCGACGGCATCGGCCCGGCTGCGGATCGGCCGCACCGTGTCGCTGGGCTACGACAAGGTGCGCTTTCTGGACGGCGTGAAGTTCGGCGATACCGTCACCACCCGCTACACCGTGGACAGCGTGGACCTGTCCACGCGCCGGATGACCGCAAGGGTGGAATGTCTGAACCAGCACAAGAAGGTCGTCGCCGTGGCCACCCATATCAAGGCGTTCGTCGATTGA
- a CDS encoding LysR family transcriptional regulator — protein sequence MRHVSTKLLHVFVLLMEYRDLNAVAACTQGRVPTVAYGLARLREITGDPLFIKRNGRLEPTPHALRLEQTARQILTRWNQLVRPQRAAVARRGQGRRISIGFSSSIGDPVITEILTTLCEQFPRDSFITRPVIADASLASRLHAGELDCAFVVDGTQIPDGVVPHSLLATPRRLVGALRADGHEDTETDWILLQEDCEAGSPLHAFLARQANAPGHRETVVPSWHTQITLLHATGGICPVLDFNVPLVTRHRKARLLAPPTNFPGWAALHFWMPEQTSDACDGGVLRDVMEVGAAVLRDPLKAIDDRRHHQESARRVAA from the coding sequence ATGCGGCACGTCAGCACCAAGCTATTGCACGTCTTCGTCCTTTTGATGGAGTACCGCGACCTCAATGCCGTGGCCGCATGTACGCAGGGACGAGTCCCCACGGTGGCATACGGTCTGGCGAGGTTGCGCGAGATCACCGGCGATCCGTTGTTCATCAAGCGCAACGGCAGGCTCGAACCCACGCCCCATGCGTTGCGGCTCGAGCAAACGGCAAGGCAGATCCTGACCCGATGGAATCAGCTCGTACGGCCGCAGCGCGCGGCCGTCGCGCGGCGCGGACAGGGGCGCCGCATCTCGATCGGCTTCTCCTCGTCGATCGGCGACCCGGTCATCACCGAGATCCTCACCACGCTCTGCGAACAGTTTCCGCGCGACAGTTTCATCACGCGTCCCGTCATCGCCGACGCCTCGCTGGCCAGCCGCCTGCACGCGGGCGAGCTCGACTGCGCGTTCGTCGTCGATGGCACACAGATCCCGGACGGCGTGGTGCCGCACAGTCTGCTGGCCACGCCGCGCCGGCTGGTCGGCGCGCTGCGCGCCGACGGTCACGAGGACACCGAAACCGACTGGATCCTGCTGCAGGAAGACTGCGAGGCCGGCAGTCCCCTGCACGCGTTCCTGGCGCGCCAGGCGAACGCGCCCGGCCATCGCGAAACCGTCGTGCCATCGTGGCACACGCAGATCACGCTCCTGCATGCGACCGGCGGCATCTGCCCGGTGCTGGACTTCAACGTGCCGCTCGTCACGCGCCATCGCAAGGCACGCCTGCTCGCACCGCCCACGAATTTTCCCGGCTGGGCCGCGCTCCATTTCTGGATGCCCGAGCAGACGTCCGACGCGTGCGACGGCGGCGTACTGCGCGACGTGATGGAGGTCGGCGCGGCGGTTCTGCGAGATCCGCTCAAGGCGATCGACGACCGCCGCCATCATCAGGAGAGCGCGCGGCGCGTCGCGGCATAG
- a CDS encoding MarR family winged helix-turn-helix transcriptional regulator: protein MELERQSLAVLQQFGRTYRAWASAFEARIGLPMPRWRILYALYGHEGAIAQKPLADRVGMDPGALTRQLKALQELGWVERATSERDNRMTNVTLSPLGREIVEEALPRRAEFLQDVLTNVTETTMHNLSKGLGELEAGIAEAVARTQAQRDAA from the coding sequence TTGGAACTGGAGCGACAAAGCCTGGCCGTATTGCAGCAATTCGGACGCACCTACCGCGCGTGGGCATCGGCGTTCGAGGCGCGCATCGGCCTTCCCATGCCGCGCTGGCGCATCCTGTACGCGCTGTACGGGCACGAGGGCGCGATTGCGCAGAAGCCGCTGGCCGACCGGGTCGGCATGGACCCGGGCGCGCTCACGCGGCAGCTCAAGGCGTTGCAGGAACTGGGCTGGGTGGAGCGCGCCACGAGCGAACGCGACAATCGCATGACCAACGTCACGCTGTCGCCGCTGGGCCGGGAGATCGTCGAGGAGGCGCTGCCGCGCCGTGCGGAGTTCCTGCAGGACGTCCTGACGAACGTCACCGAGACCACGATGCACAACCTGTCCAAGGGACTGGGCGAACTCGAGGCCGGCATCGCCGAAGCCGTCGCCCGCACGCAGGCACAGCGCGACGCTGCCTGA
- a CDS encoding MFS transporter, translated as MTSESREGQNGAAVVRAGQVLPFRESLMAMLGIAFVVMLVALDQTVVGTALPTVVAELQGFEFYAWVATAYLLTSVITVPIFGRLGDYYGRKPFVLASIIVFLAASALCGMANSMQFLVVARALQGIGGGMLVGTAFACIPDLFPDAHVRLRWQVMMSTAFGLANAVGPSLGGILTEWYGWRAVFYVNLPVGLLGLWFAWRYLPHLRQQMHTEAHSGSTRVDWVGAFLIAAGLGTMQLSVEWLPERGLDLVTVGLLLLSVASFVALWRWSLRCPNPILPLDMFRNPALAPLFLLAVLSGFVMFSLLLYAPLLFQGGFGYSPKDAGLLVTPLVVCITIGSIVNGRIITRIPLPNSMLYAGFALLALACLGLTQATRGMHHNLLLAIMLFGGLGLGFIMPNLTVFAQQTAGRSQLGISTAMLQSLRMVGGMVGTALVGTLVTRSYTGGVERALSSAGAMDWASRMSDPQILIDRAAQGALLTQLQQAGHNGALLLEQARLSLVGAIHLGMALAAVIAVIGIWRSRRVPPVKLVRVHEPVMAAD; from the coding sequence ATGACCTCCGAGTCACGCGAAGGGCAGAACGGCGCCGCAGTGGTGCGCGCTGGACAGGTGCTGCCGTTCCGCGAATCGCTGATGGCGATGCTGGGTATCGCGTTCGTCGTCATGCTGGTGGCACTGGATCAGACCGTCGTCGGCACCGCGTTGCCGACCGTGGTCGCCGAACTGCAAGGGTTCGAGTTCTATGCGTGGGTGGCCACCGCCTATCTCCTGACTTCCGTGATCACCGTGCCGATCTTCGGCCGGCTTGGCGACTACTACGGGCGCAAGCCGTTCGTGCTCGCCTCGATCATCGTGTTTCTCGCGGCCTCGGCGCTTTGCGGCATGGCCAACAGCATGCAGTTCCTCGTCGTGGCGCGCGCGTTGCAGGGGATTGGCGGCGGGATGCTCGTCGGCACCGCGTTCGCATGCATTCCCGATCTGTTTCCCGATGCGCACGTCCGCCTGCGCTGGCAGGTGATGATGAGCACCGCATTCGGCCTCGCCAATGCGGTGGGTCCATCGCTCGGCGGTATCCTGACCGAGTGGTACGGCTGGCGCGCGGTGTTCTACGTGAACCTGCCGGTGGGCCTGCTCGGCCTGTGGTTCGCGTGGCGCTATCTGCCCCATCTGCGCCAGCAGATGCACACGGAGGCGCACAGCGGTTCGACGCGTGTCGACTGGGTCGGCGCGTTCCTGATCGCCGCGGGCCTCGGTACGATGCAGCTGTCGGTGGAGTGGCTGCCCGAGCGCGGGCTCGATCTCGTGACCGTGGGCCTGCTGTTGCTGTCGGTGGCCTCGTTCGTGGCGCTATGGCGCTGGTCGCTACGGTGCCCGAATCCGATCCTGCCGCTAGACATGTTCCGCAATCCGGCACTCGCGCCGCTGTTCCTGCTGGCCGTGCTGTCCGGTTTCGTGATGTTCTCGCTGCTGCTGTATGCGCCGCTGCTGTTCCAGGGCGGGTTCGGCTACTCGCCGAAGGATGCGGGCCTCCTGGTCACGCCGCTCGTGGTCTGCATCACCATCGGGAGCATCGTCAACGGTCGCATCATCACGCGCATTCCGTTACCGAACAGCATGTTGTATGCCGGTTTCGCACTGCTGGCGCTGGCCTGTCTTGGATTGACGCAGGCCACGCGCGGCATGCACCATAACCTCCTGCTCGCCATCATGTTGTTCGGCGGTCTGGGTCTTGGCTTTATCATGCCGAACCTGACGGTGTTCGCGCAGCAGACCGCGGGCCGCTCGCAGCTCGGCATCTCCACGGCGATGTTGCAGTCGCTGCGGATGGTCGGCGGGATGGTCGGTACCGCGCTCGTGGGCACGCTGGTTACCCGCAGCTATACGGGCGGGGTGGAGCGGGCGCTGAGTTCGGCTGGTGCCATGGACTGGGCGTCGCGCATGAGCGATCCACAGATCCTGATCGACCGCGCCGCGCAAGGGGCCTTGCTGACTCAACTGCAGCAGGCAGGGCACAATGGAGCCCTGCTGCTCGAGCAGGCGCGTTTGTCGCTGGTCGGCGCCATCCATCTGGGCATGGCGCTTGCCGCGGTGATCGCCGTAATCGGCATCTGGCGCTCGCGCCGCGTGCCGCCCGTCAAGCTCGTGCGCGTGCACGAGCCCGTGATGGCGGCGGATTGA
- a CDS encoding response regulator transcription factor has product MTSTILRILLADDHPVITAAIGARLQTQTGWEVCGEVNSAAELLHEVDLLAPDVIVTDYHMPGVAALDGARLLLALRRRYPTIAVVVLTMITNPLVLRAILDARVHGLLLKDCPLAEVVVAIARAQRGFTYIGKSALRALAPIDPRTALPMGRNGTHSLSMREMEVLRLYLTGRTVTEIAATLCRSVKTISRQKNSAMSKLGVGNDRELFECAALQGMVLPRR; this is encoded by the coding sequence ATGACATCGACGATATTGAGAATTCTGCTGGCCGACGATCATCCCGTCATCACGGCGGCAATCGGCGCCAGGCTGCAGACGCAGACGGGCTGGGAGGTCTGCGGGGAGGTCAACAGCGCCGCCGAACTGCTGCACGAGGTCGATCTGCTCGCGCCCGACGTCATCGTCACCGACTATCACATGCCCGGCGTGGCCGCGCTCGACGGCGCGCGGCTGCTGCTCGCATTGCGGCGCCGCTATCCCACGATCGCCGTCGTCGTGCTCACGATGATCACGAACCCGCTCGTGCTGCGCGCGATTCTCGACGCGCGCGTGCATGGGCTGCTGCTCAAGGACTGCCCGCTTGCGGAGGTGGTCGTGGCCATCGCACGCGCGCAGCGGGGGTTCACCTATATCGGCAAGTCGGCCTTGCGCGCGCTCGCGCCGATCGACCCGCGCACCGCGCTGCCGATGGGGCGCAACGGCACGCATTCGCTCTCCATGCGCGAGATGGAAGTGCTGCGGCTTTACCTGACGGGCCGCACCGTGACCGAGATCGCCGCGACGCTGTGCCGCAGCGTCAAGACCATCAGCCGGCAGAAGAACAGCGCCATGAGCAAGCTCGGTGTCGGCAACGACCGCGAGCTGTTCGAATGCGCGGCACTGCAGGGCATGGTCCTGCCGCGCCGGTGA
- a CDS encoding Bug family tripartite tricarboxylate transporter substrate binding protein has product MRFRSTLSLRARALLIGAFSLAAALPGAMSPAHAADAFPSRPVKLVVPYPPGGGNDVLARIVAPKLAEELKQQVYIENRGGAGGTIGTTAVAQAAPDGYTILIINTLPHTSAAGLYPSLPYDPIKSFAPIGEFATVSYMLAVNPKLPVHTVKDFVDLANAKPGSINYGSAGNGSATHLAAELFKSVTKAQVSHIPYKGGGQALTDLMANQVQATFENVAALVPYVQPGTLRGIAVTGPKRVALFPSLPTVAESGYPGFDVSGKFGLVAPAGTPADVIAVLNKALNRALTDPDLVKRLAAQGAEATTSTPAAYDELIRKESAVWLKVVRDTNIKSD; this is encoded by the coding sequence ATGCGTTTCAGATCCACACTTTCGCTTCGCGCGCGCGCCTTGCTGATAGGCGCGTTTTCGCTCGCTGCCGCCCTGCCTGGCGCCATGTCGCCCGCCCATGCGGCCGATGCGTTTCCAAGCCGGCCCGTCAAGCTCGTCGTTCCGTATCCGCCCGGTGGCGGCAACGACGTCCTGGCCCGCATCGTCGCGCCGAAGCTGGCGGAGGAACTGAAACAGCAGGTGTATATCGAGAATCGCGGCGGCGCGGGCGGGACCATCGGCACCACCGCCGTGGCGCAGGCCGCCCCGGACGGCTACACGATCCTGATCATCAACACCCTGCCCCACACGTCGGCCGCGGGGCTGTATCCGTCGCTGCCCTACGACCCCATCAAGAGCTTCGCGCCCATCGGCGAGTTCGCCACCGTGTCTTACATGCTCGCGGTGAATCCGAAGCTGCCCGTGCATACGGTCAAGGATTTCGTCGACCTTGCGAACGCAAAGCCCGGCAGCATCAACTACGGGTCCGCCGGCAACGGCAGTGCCACGCACCTTGCCGCCGAACTGTTCAAGTCGGTGACGAAGGCGCAGGTCTCGCATATCCCCTACAAGGGCGGCGGCCAGGCCCTGACCGACCTGATGGCCAATCAGGTGCAGGCGACCTTCGAGAACGTCGCGGCGCTCGTCCCCTACGTCCAGCCCGGCACGCTGCGCGGCATCGCGGTCACGGGTCCAAAGCGCGTGGCCCTGTTTCCATCGCTGCCGACCGTCGCGGAGTCCGGCTATCCGGGATTCGACGTATCGGGCAAGTTCGGGCTGGTCGCGCCCGCGGGCACGCCCGCGGATGTGATCGCCGTATTGAACAAGGCGCTGAACCGCGCGCTCACCGACCCCGACCTCGTCAAGCGGCTGGCCGCGCAGGGCGCGGAAGCGACAACGAGCACACCGGCCGCCTACGACGAACTCATCAGGAAAGAATCGGCCGTGTGGCTCAAGGTCGTGCGGGACACGAACATCAAGAGCGATTGA
- a CDS encoding CaiB/BaiF CoA transferase family protein, whose product MMDMPGKALRGLRVLEFSAGSRAGQYCGQCLGDLGADVVRVDGAWPPDMTFCAASHTTYHAAFNRNKRALDVDPASGPALLRQLCGRADVLLDALPAGRLDALGIGWSDLSRIAPKLVYARVTPASVPGGACAPDAADLMMEAAGGYMGITGGRDGAPSRLGTSALEVMTGVNCQSAILAALFQRAATGQGQYLSTSVLESEIAFLANAAVEHLLGGPQPKRWGSEHAQQVPYKAFRTVDGWIVVAAGFQNLYEAFARVLGRPDLARDARFASMAGRVEHRDALYAELDAETARYPAADLLRQLENAGVPCAPVNDLAQVFAHRQVLHHGLRVDLADAPPDAPHPHAVLGPAARYSAFSVTDGWTSPPGPGQHTEHVLRDWLAPSSLSESSTP is encoded by the coding sequence ATGATGGACATGCCCGGCAAGGCGCTGCGCGGTCTGCGTGTGCTCGAATTCTCGGCGGGTTCGCGCGCTGGCCAGTATTGCGGACAATGCCTCGGCGATCTGGGCGCGGATGTCGTGCGCGTCGATGGCGCATGGCCCCCGGACATGACATTCTGCGCGGCATCCCATACGACATATCACGCCGCATTCAACCGCAACAAGCGCGCGCTGGACGTGGACCCCGCTAGCGGCCCCGCGTTGTTGCGGCAGCTCTGCGGCCGCGCCGACGTCCTGCTCGACGCGCTGCCCGCGGGCAGGCTCGACGCGCTGGGCATCGGCTGGTCCGATCTGTCGCGCATCGCGCCCAAGCTCGTCTACGCGCGCGTGACGCCGGCCTCGGTGCCCGGTGGCGCTTGCGCGCCGGATGCCGCCGATCTCATGATGGAGGCCGCCGGCGGCTACATGGGCATCACGGGCGGGCGCGACGGTGCGCCGAGCCGCCTCGGCACCTCGGCACTCGAGGTCATGACGGGCGTCAACTGCCAGTCGGCCATCCTCGCCGCGCTCTTCCAGCGCGCCGCGACTGGGCAGGGACAGTACCTCTCGACGAGTGTGCTGGAATCGGAAATCGCGTTCCTGGCCAATGCCGCCGTCGAACATCTGCTCGGGGGTCCGCAGCCGAAGCGATGGGGATCCGAGCATGCGCAGCAGGTTCCCTACAAGGCGTTCCGGACGGTCGATGGATGGATCGTCGTCGCGGCGGGATTCCAGAACCTGTATGAAGCCTTTGCGCGGGTGCTCGGCCGTCCGGACCTCGCGCGCGATGCGCGTTTCGCCAGCATGGCGGGCCGCGTCGAACATCGCGATGCGCTGTATGCCGAGCTCGACGCCGAAACGGCCCGCTATCCGGCCGCCGATCTGTTGCGCCAGCTGGAGAACGCGGGCGTGCCCTGCGCGCCGGTCAACGATCTGGCGCAGGTGTTCGCGCACAGGCAGGTTCTTCACCACGGCCTGCGCGTCGACCTGGCGGACGCTCCCCCGGACGCCCCACATCCGCACGCCGTGCTCGGTCCCGCCGCCCGGTACTCGGCGTTTTCCGTGACCGATGGCTGGACATCTCCGCCCGGCCCCGGCCAGCACACCGAACACGTGCTGCGGGACTGGCTCGCGCCCTCGAGTCTCTCCGAATCTTCCACCCCCTGA